In a single window of the Palaemon carinicauda isolate YSFRI2023 chromosome 10, ASM3689809v2, whole genome shotgun sequence genome:
- the LOC137648054 gene encoding piggyBac transposable element-derived protein 4-like — protein sequence MEYIHDKCKAIYTPEKHLSLDEGMLKWKGRLNIRKYNPKKPTKYGIKFYFLCESKSGYVLSFDIYRGLYSCLRDTIFKLMGQHLDKGYHVYMDNYYNSVPLAEELYSHGTHVSGTLRVTRRGAPTVLRNCSKYNSLPRGAMDWRRKDNTLVICWQDIRCVTFITTADNAATESFIHNQRIKRGGRYMLEEQHLLRPKALGDYIAYMRRVDLFYQMMNYYTFARRSRRWTKKTILYLLQLALYNSYVLYQKYRLDRNKRGLSFRKYHELIASAFLYFDPAMWRDSGNRIPRAPDIPVEERFDRLPPHPSPPAVDEPIYPEAVLAASPTDPPHPFGLKPDHPYRLIPSESMTIDGMKIIRKHEKIGRAR from the exons ATGGAGTATATCCATGACAAATGTAAGGCGATATATACTCCAGAGAAGCACCTATCCTTGGATGAAGGAATGCTGAAATGGAAGGGAAGACTCAACATCAGGAAGTATAATCCGAAGAAACCCACCAAGTatggaataaaattttatttcctctGTGAAAGTAAGTCAGGGTATGTCCTTTCTTTCGATATATACAGAGGCCTTTATTCATGCCTGCGAGATACAATTTTCAAGTTGATGGGGCAGCATTTGGATAAGGGCTATCATGTTTATATGGACAATTATTATAACTCAGTGCCCCTGGCGGAAGAACTTTATAGTCATGGCACTCATGTAAGTGGGACTCTTCGTGTCACTCGTAGGGGTGCTCCTACGGTACTCCGAAACTGCTCCAAATACAATTCGTTGCCCCGAGGTGCTATGGACTGGCGTAGGAAAGACAACACGCTTGTTATATGTTGGCAAGACATAAGGTGTGTCACTTTTATTACAACAGCTGATAATGCCGCAACAGAGTCATTTATCCATAATCAAAGGATCAAGAGAGGAGGACgttatatgttggaagagcagcaCCTGCTGAGACCTAAG GCTCTTGGTGATTACATCGCCTATATGAGAAGAGTTGATCTTTTTTACCAGATGATGAACTATTACACTTTTGCCAGGAGATCTCGTAGATGGACCAAGAAGACTATCCTCTACCTCTTGCAATTGGCCCTGTATAATTCCTACGTCCTGTATCAGAAGTATCGGCTTGATAGGAATAAAAGGGGCTTGTCATTCCGGAAATATCATGAGCTGATTGCTTCGGCCTTTCTTTATTTTGACCCTGCTATGTGGCGTGATTCCGGGAACAGGATTCCACGTGCCCCTGATATTCCTGTTGAAGAGCGCTTTGACAGGCTTCCCCCTCATCCTTCTCCACCTGCTGTTGATGAACCCATATATCCTGAAGCCGTTCTCGCTGCTAGCCCTACAGATCCCCCACATCCCTTTGGACTTAAACCCGACCACCCTTATAGGCTAATACCAAGTGAATCCATGACGATTGATGGTATGAAAATTATACGCAAACATGAAAAAATTGGTCGTGCACGCTAA